The Carettochelys insculpta isolate YL-2023 chromosome 23, ASM3395843v1, whole genome shotgun sequence genome has a window encoding:
- the H6PD gene encoding GDH/6PGL endoplasmic bifunctional protein — MLRAAVYAVFLVGSLPSLARESRGHISVVLLGATGDLAKKYLWEGLFQLYLEQVSSGHSFTFHGAALTAQEPGQRLMFEVLKKLACPADVSPDRCAVVKDQFLKLSQYHQLKASENYAALNREIEMLLQQEGLEEAGRIFYFSVPPFAYAEIARHINSTCRPRPGAWLRVVLEKPFGHDHKSAQQLAIELRTFFQEEEMYRVDHYLGKQAVAHILPFRDQNRRFLDPIWNRHHVERVEIVLKETLDAKGRTSFYEQYGVIRDVLQNHLTEALLSLAMELPANVSSAEEVLRHKLQTFKSLQSLESTSAVLGQYQTYASHVREELQKPQNYVTTTPTFAGVLIHLNSLRWEGVPFILISGKALDERVGYIRVLFKDRAYCTQRESLREVGQSQCGPKQIVLYIGHGELNHPAVLVSRNLFKPIMPRDSWKEGAADRPQLHLFGHPLSDYYVYSPVKEREAYSVLISSIFHGRKDTFIPTENLLASWEFWTPLLDSLAPRVPRLYPGGVENRHLLDFEIMGREVAFTLKEPVELLHADRQKPGDYRTVQAKFRQSPLVLAWPEELITQLALDIEAAAAKAVARRGEFHLALSGGSSPVILFQRLAMHHYGFPWRHTHLWLVDERCVPLTDAESNFHSLHDHLLQHVRVPYLNIHPMPVHLSRRLCVEEDRGLELYAKEITALVTNGSLDFVLLGLGSDGHTASLFPHSDSGLEGAQMVVLTESPSKPHQRMSLSLPLINRARQVAVLVMGKNKHEITTQMSRVGQEPEKWPISGVNPTSGQLVWYMDYEALLG; from the exons ATGCTGAGAGCAGCCGTGTATGCCGTCTTTCTCGTAGGCTCCCTGCCATCGTTGGCCAGGGAGTCCCGAGGGCACATCTCGGTGGTCTTGCTGGGAGCCACTGGGGACCTGGCCAAGAAGTACTTATGGGAGGGGCTGTTCCAGCTCTACCTGGAGCAGGTGAGCAGTGGCCACAGCTTCACTTTCCACGGGGCTGCGCTGACGGCGCAGGAACCAGGGCAGAGGCTGATGTTTGAGGTGCTGAAGAAGCTGGCCTGCCCGGCAGACGTCTCCCCCGACAGGTGTGCCGTGGTAAAGGACCAGTTCCTCAAGCTGAGTCAGTACCACCAGCTGAAGGCGTCTGAGAACTACGCTGCCCTGAACAGAGAGATTGAGATGCTGCTACAGCAGGAAGGGCTGGAGGAAGCCGGCAGAATATTCTACTTCTCGGTGCCGCCATTCGCCTACGCGGAGATCGCCCGCCACATCAACAGCACCTGTAGGCCACGGCCCGGAGCCTGGCTGCGGGTGGTACTAGAGAAGCCTTTTGGCCACGACCACAAGtcagcccagcagctggccatCGAGCTGAGGACCTTCTTCCAGGAAGAGGAGATGTACCGGGTGGATCACTACCTGGGCAAACAG gctgtggcccacaTCCTGCCTTTCCGAGACCAGAACCGACGCTTTCTGGACCCCATCTGGAACCGGCATCACGTGGAGAGAGTGGAGATTGTTCTGAAGGAGACTCTGGATGCCAAAG GCCGCACCAGCTTCTACGAGCAGTACGGTGTCATCCGCGACGTTCTCCAGAACCACCTCACCGAGGCCCTGCTGTCTCTTGCCATGGAGCTGCCGGCCAATGTCAGCAGTGCCGAAGAGGTTCTCCGGCACAAGCTACAGACCTTCAAGTCATTGCAGAGCCTGGAGAGCACCAGCGCGGTGCTGGGTCAGTACCAGACCTACGCCAGCCACGTGCGGGAGGAGCTGCAGAAGCCCCAGAACTATGTCACCACAACACCAACCTTTGCAG GTGTGCTGATTCACCTCAACAGCCTGCGCTGGGAGGGAGTCCCCTTCATCCTCATCTCTGGCAAAGCCCTGGACGAGCGGGTGGGTTACATCCGTGTCCTCTTTAAGGACCGGGCCTACTGCACCCAGCGTGAAAGTctgagggaggtggggcagagccagTGTGGCCCCAAGCAGATCGTCCTCTACATTGGACACGGGGAGCTGAACCaccctgctgtgctggtcagccGGAACCTTTTCAAGCCCATCATGCCAAGAGACAGCTGGAAAGAGGGAGCAGCAGATCGCCCGCAGCTGCACCTCTTTGGGCACCCGCTCTCGGATTACTACGTGTACAGCCCTGTGAAGGAGAGAGAGGCTTACTCTGTCCTCATCTCCAGCATCTTCCACGGCAGGAAGGACACCTTCATCCCCACTGAGAACCTGCTGGCATCTTGGGAGTTCTGGACTCCATTGCTGGACAGCTTAGCCCCGAGAGTCCCGCGGCTGTACCCGGGGGGAGTGGAGAACCGGCACCTCCTGgactttgaaataatgggcaggGAGGTGGCCTTCACGCTGAAGGAGCCGGTGGAGCTGCTGCATGCTGACAGGCAAAAGCCGGGCGACTACAGAACTGTCCAGGCCAAGTTTCGGCAAAGCCCCTTGGTCTTGGCTTGGCCGGAGGAACTGATCACCCAGTTGGCGTTGGACATTGAGGCGGCTGCTGCCAAGGCTGTGGCACGTCGTGGCGAGTTCCACTTGGCTCTGTCGGGTGGCTCGAGCCCCGTTATCCTGTTCCAGCGGCTGGCGATGCACCACTATGGCTTCCCGTGGAGACACACCCACTTGTGGCTGGTGGACGAGCGCTGCGTGCCGCTCACTGACGCCGAGTCCAACTTCCACAGCTTGCACGACCACCTCCTCCAGCACGTCCGGGTGCCCTACCTCAACATCCACCCCATGCCAGTGCACCTCAGCCGGCGGCTCTGCGTGGAGGAGGACCGGGGCCTGGAGCTGTATGCCAAGGAGATAACAGCGCTAGTGACCAACGGCAGCTTGGACTttgtcctgctggggctgggctctgacGGGCACACGGCCTCCCTCTTCCCGCACTCCGACAGTGGCCTCGAAGGGGCCCAGATGGTGGTGCTTACAGAGAGCCCCAGCAAACCCCACCAGAGAATGAGCCTCAGCTTGCCTCTCATCAACAGGGCCAGGCAGGTGGCTGTGCTAGTGATGGGGAAGAACAAGCACGAAATCACAACCCAGATGAGTAGAGTGGGACAGGAGCCGGAAAAGTGGCCTATTTCGGGGGTCAACCCTACCTCTGGCCAGCTGGTGTGGTACATGGATTATGAAGCTTTGCTTGGGTGA